In Finegoldia magna ATCC 53516, a genomic segment contains:
- a CDS encoding DUF370 domain-containing protein, producing MYLDIGNNTLIDENEIIAVVNVSDKFFNDFDKNDLDYTKNVEFVNEDEDITIRSIVITNRGVYKSNISGNYLMNNFMKGI from the coding sequence ATGTATTTGGATATTGGCAACAACACATTAATTGATGAAAATGAGATTATAGCAGTGGTTAATGTCTCGGACAAATTCTTCAATGATTTTGATAAAAATGATTTGGATTATACGAAAAACGTAGAATTTGTGAATGAAGATGAGGACATTACTATAAGGTCTATAGTCATAACTAATAGAGGAGTTTACAAGTCAAATATCAGTGGGAATTATTTGATGAATAACTTTATGAAAGGAATATAA
- a CDS encoding ABC transporter ATP-binding protein, whose protein sequence is MEILRFENVKFIKEYDDFSIDKNEVVFVVGKSGSGKSTLLKLINNTLQLKSGRIFYKDKNILNIKPVELRRNIIMTSQENFLFDMTIRENFHEFYKLRDLEELTDDDITKFLKITNFDVDVNLDVEKLSGGEKQRVFLAIALSMKPEVLLLDEPTSALDNKTAFDMMKNIVDYCKQNDITLVVVSHARQLVDEFADKIIDLGE, encoded by the coding sequence ATGGAAATTTTGAGATTTGAAAATGTTAAATTCATCAAAGAGTACGATGATTTTTCTATAGATAAAAACGAAGTGGTATTCGTTGTGGGTAAGAGTGGAAGCGGCAAATCCACTCTTCTCAAACTTATCAACAACACATTACAACTGAAATCGGGCAGAATTTTCTACAAAGATAAAAATATTTTGAATATCAAACCTGTTGAATTGAGAAGAAACATCATAATGACTTCTCAGGAAAATTTCTTGTTTGATATGACTATAAGAGAGAATTTCCATGAGTTTTACAAGCTACGCGATTTAGAAGAATTAACTGACGATGATATCACGAAGTTTTTGAAAATCACTAACTTTGATGTGGATGTGAACTTAGATGTTGAGAAACTTTCCGGAGGAGAAAAGCAAAGGGTGTTCTTGGCGATTGCACTTAGCATGAAGCCTGAGGTTTTGCTTTTGGATGAGCCGACGAGTGCGTTGGATAATAAAACTGCGTTTGATATGATGAAAAATATCGTGGATTACTGCAAACAAAACGACATCACACTTGTAGTTGTGAGCCACGCAAGGCAATTGGTGGACGAATTTGCAGATAAAATCATCGATTTGGGAGAATAA
- the gyrA gene encoding DNA gyrase subunit A — protein MTERKLNIKPADLKKEMESAYLDYSMSVIVSRALPDVRDGLKPVHRRIIYGMQQQGLFPDRKYSKSARLVGEVMGKYHPHGDSAIYDAVVRLAQDFNMRYPLVDGQGNFGSIDGDGAAAPRYTELRMAKLSLEMLRDINKDTVDFQDNYDGEEQEPVVLPSRFPNLIVNGSSGIAVGMATNMAPHNLGETIDALIASIDNPNITIEELMKHIKAPDFPTGGNIMGLEEVKNAYTTGRGKVKLRAEARIEESKGRYKIIVTEIPYQVNKSNLIKKIADLVKQKKLEGISDLRDESDRKGMRIVIETKRDANPNIVLNNLYKYTQMQTTFGIINLALVNGVPKVLTLKQLIDHYLVHQEIVVRRRTQFDLNKAKARIHIVEGLLKAIDNIDEIIHIIRTSYDDALEKLMQRFGFSEIQAQAILDMRLKRLQGLEKEKLQNEFDELSALIEQLTEILNNRHMLLEIIKDELTEIKTKYSDDRRTKILRDDGDFEDMELLEEEDMFITITNKGYIKRISTDAYKVQHRGGRGVNAMGMKDGDFIKDMFATTTHQDLLFFTNKGKVYSLKAYEVPEASRTARGSNIINLIQIDADESVTQVLALDKDKEDDQFIIFITKNGKVKKTSLDLYENIRKTGIIAIKFDEGDELIDVKLVEKNENVIIVTKKGMSLQFNVDQLRDLSRNAIGVKAITLNKDDEVISFDLVKDNEFLAVISENGYGKKTELSNYTTQNRGGKGIRTYKIAKKTGDVACAKALKNEDEILLISKKAEVIRIKAEGISTLSRSTSGVLLKNTDKGEDAIVAVAKYFEE, from the coding sequence ATGACAGAAAGAAAACTCAATATAAAACCAGCTGATTTGAAAAAAGAAATGGAAAGTGCATATTTGGATTATTCTATGAGTGTAATTGTATCACGTGCACTTCCAGATGTAAGAGACGGATTGAAACCTGTTCACAGACGTATAATTTACGGAATGCAACAACAAGGGTTGTTCCCAGATAGAAAATACTCCAAGTCCGCAAGACTTGTAGGGGAAGTAATGGGTAAGTATCACCCTCACGGTGACAGTGCAATCTACGATGCAGTTGTAAGACTTGCACAAGATTTCAATATGAGATATCCGCTTGTAGATGGTCAAGGTAACTTCGGTTCTATCGACGGTGACGGAGCTGCCGCACCTCGTTATACGGAGCTACGTATGGCAAAACTATCACTTGAAATGTTGCGTGACATCAACAAAGATACTGTTGATTTCCAAGACAACTATGACGGTGAAGAACAAGAACCAGTTGTACTTCCATCCAGATTTCCTAACTTAATCGTAAATGGATCCAGTGGTATCGCTGTTGGTATGGCGACAAATATGGCTCCACACAACTTAGGTGAAACTATAGATGCATTAATCGCATCAATCGACAATCCAAATATTACAATAGAAGAATTGATGAAACACATCAAGGCTCCTGATTTTCCAACAGGTGGAAACATCATGGGACTTGAAGAAGTCAAAAACGCATACACAACAGGACGTGGAAAAGTCAAACTAAGAGCAGAAGCTAGGATTGAGGAATCAAAGGGAAGATACAAAATAATCGTCACAGAAATTCCTTACCAAGTTAACAAATCCAATTTAATCAAAAAAATTGCAGACCTTGTAAAACAAAAGAAATTAGAAGGTATCAGCGATTTGAGAGATGAATCGGACAGAAAAGGTATGAGAATTGTCATCGAAACAAAAAGAGATGCCAATCCAAATATCGTGCTTAATAACTTGTACAAATACACTCAAATGCAAACTACATTCGGGATAATCAACCTTGCACTTGTAAATGGCGTTCCAAAAGTTTTGACATTGAAACAATTAATCGACCATTATCTTGTTCACCAAGAAATAGTCGTTAGAAGAAGAACGCAATTTGATTTGAATAAGGCGAAGGCGAGAATTCACATAGTTGAAGGATTGTTAAAAGCAATCGACAATATCGATGAAATTATTCACATCATAAGAACAAGTTATGATGATGCGCTTGAAAAATTGATGCAAAGATTTGGTTTTTCAGAAATTCAAGCCCAAGCAATCTTGGATATGAGACTTAAAAGATTGCAAGGTTTGGAAAAAGAAAAACTACAAAATGAATTTGACGAATTGAGCGCATTGATTGAACAATTGACAGAAATTTTGAATAACAGACACATGTTATTAGAAATCATCAAAGACGAATTGACAGAAATTAAAACAAAATATTCAGACGACAGAAGAACTAAAATTCTAAGAGATGACGGTGATTTTGAAGATATGGAACTTCTAGAAGAAGAAGACATGTTTATTACTATCACTAACAAAGGCTACATCAAACGAATTTCCACAGATGCATACAAAGTTCAACACAGAGGTGGACGTGGTGTTAATGCAATGGGAATGAAAGATGGAGATTTCATCAAAGATATGTTTGCAACTACAACTCATCAAGATTTGTTGTTCTTTACTAATAAAGGAAAAGTTTATTCACTAAAAGCTTACGAAGTGCCAGAAGCAAGTCGTACTGCTAGAGGATCCAACATTATTAACCTAATCCAAATCGATGCCGATGAAAGTGTTACACAAGTATTGGCGTTGGATAAGGACAAAGAAGACGATCAATTTATAATATTTATCACTAAAAATGGTAAAGTGAAGAAGACTTCGTTGGATTTGTACGAAAATATTAGAAAAACTGGTATCATAGCTATCAAATTTGACGAAGGTGACGAACTTATCGATGTTAAACTTGTCGAAAAAAATGAAAATGTAATTATCGTCACTAAAAAAGGTATGAGTTTGCAATTTAATGTGGATCAATTGAGAGATTTATCCAGAAATGCTATCGGAGTAAAGGCTATAACGCTTAACAAAGATGATGAAGTTATTTCATTTGATTTGGTAAAAGACAATGAATTCTTGGCAGTTATCAGTGAAAATGGTTACGGTAAGAAGACTGAATTGTCCAACTACACTACTCAAAACAGAGGTGGAAAGGGAATCAGAACTTACAAAATCGCCAAGAAAACAGGAGATGTAGCGTGTGCAAAGGCATTGAAAAATGAAGATGAGATACTTTTGATTAGCAAAAAAGCTGAGGTTATCAGAATTAAAGCGGAAGGAATATCTACACTTTCAAGATCAACATCTGGAGTATTATTGAAAAATACAGATAAGGGCGAAGATGCGATAGTAGCTGTAGCTAAGTATTTTGAAGAATAA
- the fumC gene encoding class II fumarate hydratase, with amino-acid sequence MRIERDSIGEIEVSDDVLWGAQTQRSFNNFKIGTEKMPLEVIKALTRLKKACAISNNKLGKLTDEKKDLIVGACDEILDHKHDNEFPLAVWQTGSGTQSNMNVNEVIAHIANQKAGSNIIHPNDDVNKSQSSNDTFPSAIHIALKHMIDSELIAELENTEKVLETLMEENKDIIKIGRTHLQDAVPLRLSQEISGWLFMIRKGKQHIIEASKALNELAIGATAVGTGLNAVKGFDQMVVDEINNQTNGEFVTAENKFHALTSKDAISFTHGAITALANNLMKIANDVRFLASGPRCGIGELSIPANEPGSSIMPGKVNPTQAEALTMVCVQIMGNNTTIQVAASQGNYELNVYMPVIIYNALQSVRLIKDATKSFTDNCLRGLKANREVIEYYLNNSLMLVTALNTKIGYDKASTIAKYAHKNNTTLKQAALDLEILTEEEFDEYVDPTKMC; translated from the coding sequence ATGAGAATTGAAAGGGATTCTATCGGAGAAATCGAAGTAAGTGACGATGTGTTATGGGGAGCACAAACTCAAAGAAGTTTCAACAATTTTAAAATCGGCACAGAAAAAATGCCACTTGAAGTCATCAAAGCACTTACAAGATTAAAAAAAGCGTGTGCGATTTCGAACAACAAATTGGGAAAACTTACAGACGAAAAAAAGGATTTGATTGTGGGTGCATGTGATGAAATCTTGGATCACAAACACGACAATGAATTTCCACTAGCTGTGTGGCAAACTGGATCTGGAACGCAATCCAACATGAATGTAAACGAAGTTATAGCACACATTGCAAACCAAAAGGCTGGATCAAACATCATTCATCCAAACGATGATGTGAACAAATCCCAAAGTTCCAACGATACATTCCCATCTGCAATCCACATTGCACTTAAACACATGATTGACTCAGAACTAATAGCAGAACTTGAAAACACTGAAAAAGTTTTGGAAACATTGATGGAAGAAAATAAAGACATCATCAAAATCGGACGTACACATTTGCAAGATGCAGTGCCACTAAGATTGTCACAAGAAATATCGGGATGGCTTTTTATGATAAGAAAAGGAAAACAACACATCATTGAAGCAAGTAAAGCGCTTAATGAACTTGCAATTGGAGCTACAGCTGTGGGAACAGGACTCAACGCAGTTAAAGGATTCGACCAAATGGTAGTAGATGAAATCAACAACCAAACAAACGGAGAATTCGTCACTGCAGAAAACAAATTCCACGCGCTTACATCAAAGGATGCAATAAGCTTTACTCATGGAGCAATCACAGCCCTTGCTAACAATTTGATGAAGATTGCAAATGATGTGAGATTTTTGGCGAGTGGACCAAGGTGTGGAATCGGCGAATTATCAATTCCAGCAAATGAACCTGGCTCATCAATCATGCCGGGCAAAGTAAATCCAACACAAGCAGAAGCATTGACAATGGTTTGTGTGCAAATAATGGGCAACAACACGACAATTCAAGTCGCAGCAAGCCAAGGAAATTACGAACTCAACGTCTACATGCCTGTGATTATTTACAACGCATTGCAATCTGTAAGACTAATCAAAGATGCTACGAAATCTTTTACAGACAATTGTCTAAGAGGACTCAAAGCAAACAGAGAAGTCATCGAATATTATTTGAACAATTCGTTGATGTTAGTAACTGCGCTTAACACGAAAATTGGCTACGACAAGGCAAGCACAATCGCAAAATACGCACATAAAAACAACACAACACTTAAACAAGCAGCGCTCGATTTGGAAATTCTTACAGAAGAAGAATTTGACGAATACGTTGACCCTACAAAAATGTGCTAG
- the yaaA gene encoding S4 domain-containing protein YaaA — translation MISVKIESEFIKLEQFLKFASIAQTGGMAKELIKESMVKVNDEVETRRGKKLYPGDVVEFEGEKYVVE, via the coding sequence ATGATTAGTGTTAAAATTGAGTCTGAATTTATTAAATTGGAACAGTTTCTAAAATTCGCATCCATCGCACAAACTGGTGGCATGGCGAAAGAACTTATTAAAGAATCCATGGTTAAGGTTAATGACGAGGTTGAAACAAGACGCGGCAAGAAGCTTTATCCAGGAGATGTAGTGGAATTTGAAGGAGAAAAATACGTAGTCGAGTAA
- a CDS encoding ABC transporter permease has product MGIIKIPWTRFVLIYLLLLVVLFVMKKCRINKTKMLVVASVRMTVQLIIAGFILTYVINANNNLFVIIYILVMATFSSLKVFKGNHLSDKFKVIIGLSILFSGLLVECFYVGFVIRKPILDAQYAIPISGMLFGNTMTAVNLGVNYLNENLKLNKNKITTLINLGVSADTALIPIVNQSVEMAILPNLNSMIAMGIISLPGMMTGQILSGVSPNTAIIYQISVMIAICASVNIASFLSLYLGYKSLINNREQINFEL; this is encoded by the coding sequence ATGGGAATAATCAAAATACCATGGACTAGGTTCGTGTTGATTTATCTTTTGTTGCTGGTTGTGTTATTCGTAATGAAAAAATGCCGCATCAACAAAACAAAAATGCTAGTTGTAGCAAGTGTTCGTATGACTGTGCAACTTATTATCGCAGGTTTCATCCTAACTTATGTGATTAACGCGAACAACAATTTATTTGTAATAATTTACATATTGGTAATGGCGACGTTCAGCAGTTTGAAGGTTTTCAAGGGAAACCATTTGTCCGACAAATTTAAGGTGATAATCGGACTTAGCATATTATTTTCTGGATTACTCGTGGAGTGTTTCTACGTGGGATTTGTCATCAGAAAGCCGATTTTGGATGCACAATATGCGATTCCGATTTCTGGAATGCTTTTTGGAAATACGATGACGGCTGTGAATTTGGGAGTAAATTACTTAAACGAAAATCTGAAACTGAACAAAAACAAAATCACAACGTTGATTAATTTGGGAGTGAGTGCAGATACAGCGCTAATTCCAATCGTCAATCAATCCGTAGAAATGGCGATACTACCTAATTTGAATAGTATGATTGCGATGGGAATTATAAGCCTTCCTGGAATGATGACAGGACAAATCTTATCAGGAGTAAGCCCGAACACTGCGATAATTTATCAGATTTCTGTGATGATAGCCATCTGTGCAAGTGTCAACATTGCAAGTTTCTTGTCGCTTTATTTGGGTTACAAAAGTTTGATTAATAATAGAGAGCAAATAAATTTTGAATTGTAA
- the gyrB gene encoding DNA topoisomerase (ATP-hydrolyzing) subunit B produces the protein MKKNREYTADQITVLEGLEPVRVRPGMYIGSTDEKGLHHLVYEVVDNSIDEALAGVCDLIKVTIKKDNSVIVEDDGSGIPVETHPKTGKSTLETVLTVLHAGGKFSNDAYQYSGGLHGVGVSCVNALSTYLIARVKRDGKMYEQRFEKGKTVTELTVIKENVRGTGTTIEFMPDNTIFETLNFDKNVLAKRFREMAFLNKGVKIEFADEREGYKELFHYEGGIKSFVEYINKSKKPLDHEVMYIEGEKDTTKVEIAMQYTESYNETIVSFTNNIKTVDGGTHVVGFKSALTRALNDYARNKNILKEKDDNLSGDDVREGITAVVSVKLNNPQFEGQTKGKLGNSEARTVVDSVVYEHLSFYFEENPKIVKTIIQKALASQKARLAARRARDLVRKKSVLDNTTLPGKLADCQSSDIEHNEIFLVEGDSAGGSAKGGRDNKFQAILPLRGKILNVEKAHLERVLNSNEIKAMITAFGTGIGKNFDISKLRYGKIVIMTDADVDGAHIRTLLLTFLYRFMKPLVEKGHVYIAQPPLYGIIKGVKVMEYCYTEKELEEALEKYGERSNIKVQRYKGLGEMNAEQLWDTTMNPEHRILIKVEIDGEDENELDNTFDVLMGDNVEPRREFIEQNAVYAQNIDA, from the coding sequence ATGAAGAAAAATAGAGAATATACTGCAGATCAGATTACAGTATTAGAAGGATTGGAACCGGTTCGTGTAAGACCAGGGATGTACATCGGTTCTACTGATGAAAAAGGTCTACACCATTTGGTGTACGAAGTAGTCGACAACTCAATTGATGAGGCGTTGGCTGGCGTGTGTGATTTGATTAAGGTTACTATAAAAAAGGACAATTCAGTTATTGTAGAAGATGATGGTTCTGGTATTCCGGTTGAAACACACCCAAAAACAGGCAAATCAACGCTTGAAACTGTACTTACAGTGCTTCATGCGGGTGGTAAATTTTCAAACGACGCTTACCAATACTCAGGTGGTCTTCACGGGGTTGGTGTAAGCTGTGTTAATGCTTTAAGTACATATCTTATTGCCAGAGTCAAAAGAGACGGCAAAATGTACGAACAAAGATTTGAAAAAGGAAAAACTGTTACAGAACTTACTGTTATAAAAGAAAATGTCAGAGGAACTGGAACAACAATTGAATTTATGCCGGACAATACGATTTTTGAAACTTTGAATTTCGACAAAAATGTTCTTGCAAAAAGATTCAGAGAAATGGCGTTTTTGAATAAGGGCGTGAAGATAGAATTTGCTGATGAAAGAGAAGGCTACAAGGAATTGTTCCACTACGAAGGTGGTATCAAATCATTTGTAGAATACATCAACAAATCCAAAAAGCCTTTGGATCACGAAGTTATGTATATCGAAGGAGAAAAGGACACTACTAAAGTGGAAATAGCTATGCAATACACTGAAAGCTACAACGAAACTATAGTTTCATTTACTAATAACATTAAAACAGTTGACGGTGGAACGCATGTTGTAGGATTTAAATCTGCACTTACTCGTGCTCTTAACGATTATGCAAGAAACAAAAACATATTAAAAGAAAAAGACGATAACTTATCTGGTGATGATGTCAGAGAAGGTATCACTGCTGTTGTTTCAGTAAAACTTAACAACCCACAATTTGAAGGACAAACCAAAGGAAAATTGGGTAACTCCGAAGCTAGAACTGTTGTGGACAGCGTTGTGTACGAACATTTGAGTTTTTATTTTGAAGAAAATCCAAAAATCGTCAAGACAATTATACAAAAAGCATTGGCATCACAAAAAGCAAGACTTGCCGCAAGACGTGCAAGGGATTTGGTTCGTAAGAAATCGGTGCTTGACAATACTACACTTCCAGGAAAACTTGCTGACTGCCAAAGCTCAGACATCGAACACAACGAAATCTTCCTTGTCGAAGGGGATTCTGCCGGTGGTTCTGCAAAAGGTGGTAGGGACAACAAATTCCAAGCTATTTTGCCATTGAGAGGTAAAATCTTGAATGTAGAAAAAGCTCACCTTGAAAGAGTTTTAAATTCAAACGAAATCAAAGCTATGATTACTGCATTTGGAACTGGAATAGGAAAAAACTTTGACATCAGCAAACTTCGTTACGGTAAAATAGTAATAATGACCGATGCCGATGTCGATGGAGCGCACATTAGAACACTTCTTTTAACATTCTTATACAGATTTATGAAACCATTAGTGGAAAAAGGTCACGTGTACATCGCACAACCACCACTTTATGGAATTATCAAAGGTGTTAAAGTAATGGAATATTGCTACACAGAAAAAGAATTGGAAGAAGCTTTGGAAAAATACGGCGAAAGAAGTAACATCAAAGTTCAAAGATACAAAGGTCTTGGTGAAATGAACGCAGAACAATTGTGGGATACTACAATGAATCCTGAACACAGAATCCTAATCAAAGTTGAAATCGACGGAGAAGACGAAAACGAACTCGACAACACATTCGATGTTTTGATGGGAGACAATGTTGAACCAAGAAGAGAATTTATAGAACAAAACGCTGTTTATGCACAAAACATTGACGCTTAG
- a CDS encoding STAS domain-containing protein gives MQLNYDIVTKDEIIVRIQGDLDINTCDEFRDDLLEEYKKNPKDIRIDATDLSFIDSTGLGALIKVYNELRDNNHKIYIDNIKKHVNKVFTITEMDKIFVIKEI, from the coding sequence ATGCAATTAAACTACGATATAGTCACAAAAGACGAAATAATTGTAAGAATCCAAGGTGATTTGGACATTAACACTTGCGACGAATTCAGAGATGATTTATTGGAAGAATACAAGAAAAATCCAAAAGACATCAGAATTGATGCGACAGATCTTTCATTTATAGATTCAACAGGACTTGGTGCTTTGATAAAAGTGTACAACGAACTAAGAGATAATAACCACAAAATCTACATCGACAATATCAAAAAACACGTCAATAAAGTGTTCACGATAACCGAAATGGACAAGATTTTCGTAATAAAGGAGATATAA
- the recF gene encoding DNA replication/repair protein RecF (All proteins in this family for which functions are known are DNA-binding proteins that assist the filamentation of RecA onto DNA for the initiation of recombination or recombinational repair.) has product MIVQKLKLYNYRNFCEIELDFCDGLNLIVGRNASGKTNILEAINVALKGKSFKTNTNSHLIKFGEDEARIVMDVYDDGFEDKIDITIKSNEKILNVNEAFVNTIKEYNEYFECIVFKPDDLKIVKESKSLRRKLLDESISGVDNYYRTVLKQYNQVLDERNKLIKNHRYNSYFNEQLKALNIQLADNGSYIMHKRKSYVERLHLIAKNVCSNLSDENDKLDMENNFSIEYVEDMTNQKNTYYKSLVDILDKDLENKQTNLGIHRDDLDILINDKSAKFFASQAQVRTAILSMKLAQLDLSRFYNDRLPIILLDDVFSELDDYRINYIIRYIKDFQAFLTTSERAPEGLYTIKIGE; this is encoded by the coding sequence ATGATCGTTCAAAAATTAAAATTATATAATTACAGGAATTTCTGTGAAATAGAATTGGATTTTTGTGATGGTCTGAATCTGATTGTAGGCAGAAATGCCTCAGGTAAGACTAATATTTTGGAAGCTATTAATGTAGCTTTGAAGGGAAAAAGTTTCAAAACCAACACCAATTCTCACTTGATTAAATTCGGTGAAGATGAGGCTCGTATTGTAATGGATGTCTACGATGATGGTTTTGAGGATAAGATAGATATTACTATTAAAAGTAACGAAAAGATACTCAATGTGAATGAAGCTTTTGTGAATACAATTAAAGAATACAACGAGTATTTTGAGTGTATTGTTTTTAAGCCAGATGATTTGAAGATAGTAAAAGAATCGAAATCTTTGAGAAGAAAATTATTGGATGAGTCCATAAGTGGTGTGGATAACTATTACAGGACTGTTTTGAAACAGTACAATCAAGTGTTGGATGAGAGAAATAAGCTCATCAAAAACCACAGGTACAATTCGTATTTTAATGAGCAGTTGAAGGCTTTGAATATTCAGTTGGCAGATAATGGCTCATATATTATGCACAAGAGAAAAAGCTATGTCGAAAGGCTACATCTTATCGCAAAAAACGTGTGCTCAAATTTGAGTGATGAGAATGATAAGCTGGACATGGAAAATAATTTTTCGATAGAATATGTAGAGGATATGACTAATCAAAAGAATACTTATTACAAGAGTTTGGTAGATATTTTGGATAAGGATTTGGAAAATAAGCAAACTAATTTAGGTATCCATCGTGATGATTTGGATATTTTAATCAACGACAAATCGGCTAAGTTTTTTGCATCTCAAGCTCAGGTGAGAACTGCTATTTTATCGATGAAGCTTGCACAATTGGATTTGAGTAGATTTTATAATGATAGATTGCCAATTATTTTATTAGATGATGTGTTCAGTGAACTTGACGATTACAGAATCAACTACATCATCAGATATATCAAGGATTTTCAAGCTTTTCTGACGACTTCAGAAAGAGCTCCGGAAGGGTTGTACACGATAAAAATAGGTGAATGA
- a CDS encoding SigB/SigF/SigG family RNA polymerase sigma factor → MANKSISKEEQENIKELFLKFQETRDKKTRDTLVEKNLYIAEILAKKYTGRGIEYDDLYQVACIGLIYAIDRYDPSKGYEFSSYATPTIVGEIKKYFRDKGWVIRVPRRIQELNKKVANAKIHLAQTMQKSPTVEDIADYLSISNEEVLEVLEGAKVYAPQSLDQSIDQSSDDRDTNLSDLIGEEDKDMLKFENRDLINRCMEDLNEVEKKILLGRYFDKKTQIVIAEELDISQMTVSRMEKKILKKFKASLKEQLEF, encoded by the coding sequence ATGGCGAATAAATCAATTAGTAAAGAAGAACAGGAGAATATTAAAGAATTATTCTTGAAATTCCAAGAAACACGAGATAAGAAAACAAGGGATACTCTCGTTGAAAAAAACCTGTATATCGCTGAAATATTAGCTAAAAAATACACAGGAAGGGGAATCGAATACGATGATTTGTACCAAGTCGCATGTATCGGACTGATCTATGCGATTGACCGTTACGATCCATCAAAAGGCTACGAATTCTCCTCCTATGCAACTCCTACAATAGTCGGAGAAATCAAGAAATATTTCAGAGACAAAGGCTGGGTCATCAGAGTTCCACGCAGAATTCAAGAACTCAACAAAAAAGTTGCCAACGCCAAGATTCACCTTGCACAAACTATGCAAAAATCTCCAACAGTTGAAGACATCGCAGATTACTTGTCGATATCCAACGAAGAAGTTTTGGAAGTGTTGGAAGGGGCGAAGGTGTACGCTCCACAATCATTGGATCAATCGATCGATCAATCAAGTGATGATAGGGACACTAATCTTAGCGATTTGATTGGAGAAGAAGACAAGGACATGCTGAAGTTTGAAAACAGAGATTTGATTAACAGATGCATGGAGGATTTGAACGAAGTTGAAAAGAAAATTCTTCTTGGAAGATATTTTGATAAGAAAACACAAATCGTGATTGCAGAGGAATTGGATATTTCCCAAATGACTGTCAGCAGAATGGAGAAGAAAATTCTCAAAAAATTCAAGGCGTCACTCAAGGAGCAACTGGAATTTTAA
- a CDS encoding ATP-binding protein, whose protein sequence is MEEFRLSFQNEKENVSLIRLSASFIAMKCGFSVDDIEDIKLCASECLNLQRNRSKIIDCTMTIDDESLTLIFKLDGFNPRENNEKDKISEMIIQSLMDEYEINGSEIKVIKNRK, encoded by the coding sequence ATGGAAGAATTCAGATTAAGTTTTCAAAATGAAAAAGAAAATGTATCTCTTATAAGACTTTCAGCATCTTTCATTGCGATGAAGTGTGGATTTTCAGTAGACGATATTGAAGATATCAAATTGTGCGCGAGTGAATGTTTGAATTTACAAAGAAACAGATCCAAAATCATCGACTGTACAATGACTATTGACGATGAATCTTTAACACTAATCTTCAAATTAGACGGATTTAATCCACGTGAAAACAACGAAAAGGATAAAATATCGGAAATGATTATCCAATCTTTAATGGATGAATACGAAATCAATGGAAGTGAGATAAAAGTAATCAAGAATAGGAAATAA